The following are encoded together in the Phyllopteryx taeniolatus isolate TA_2022b chromosome 21, UOR_Ptae_1.2, whole genome shotgun sequence genome:
- the LOC133470777 gene encoding major histocompatibility complex class I-related gene protein-like isoform X2: MAKLNLCVLFVAAAQIHSVTPVLHTLKYFTTASSQIPNIPDFLLVGYVDDVPTSRYDSKSRKTKPKQDWMNKITADDPHYWERITQNNIGFEQVSKIDIEIVKERFNQTGGVHMVQVMYGCEWDDETDEVDGWQHVSYDGEAFISLEVKTMRWIAAHPQAFVTKLNWDRNELRNQNLKHYFTEICPSYLKKYLTNGRDFLMRTELPTVSLLQKTPSSPVTCHATGFYPIVAALFWRKDGEELHEDVETGETLRNHDGTFQMTADLKAEVTDEAEGRYECVFQLSGVADDIVVKLERRSIRSNARIREEETRKMALAVAVPLAVLALAAAAVAVLVKLYKSRRAKYDPASVDADSEPASEPAAPTPASE, encoded by the exons ATGGCGAAGCTGaacttgtgtgtcttgtttgtCGCGGCTGCGCAAATCCACAGCGTGACGCCCG tgcttCACACGCTCAAGTATTTCACGACAGCATCGTCTCAAATTCCAAACATCCCAGACTTCTTGTTGGTCGGTTATGTTGACGACGTTCCGACTTCGCGCTACGACAGCAagagcaggaaaacaaaacccaaacaggACTGGATGAACAAAATCACAGCAGATGATCCTCACTACTGGGAGAGAATCACACAGAACAATATTGGTTTTGAGCAGGTCTCCAAAATCGACATCGAAATTGTCAAAGAGCGCTTCAACCAAACTGGAG GTGTTCACATGGTCCAGGTGATGTACGGCTGCGAATGGGACGACGAGACCGATGAGGTTGATGGTTGGCAACACGTCAGTTACGATGGAGAAGCCTTCATCTCGTTGGAGGTGAAGACAATGAGATGGAtcgcagctcacccacaagctTTCGTCACCAAACTCAATTGGGACCGGAACGAACTTAGGAATCAAAACCTGAAGCACTACTTCACTGAGATTTGTCCTTCTTACTTGAAGAAGTATTTGACCAATGGGAGGGACTtcctgatgagaacag AGCTTCCCACCGTGTCTCTCCTCCAGAAGACGCCGTCCTCTCCGGTCACCTGCCACGCGACGGGTTTCTACCCCATCGTGGCCGCCCTGTTTTGGAGGAAGGACGGCGAGGAGCTCCACGAGGACGTGGAGACGGGAGAGACCCTCCGCAACCACGACGGAACCTTCCAGATGACGGCCGACCTGAAAGCGGAGGTGACCGATGAAGCCGAGGGCCGCTACGAATGCGTGTTCCAGCTGTCCGGCGTGGCGGACGACATCGTCGTCAAGCTGGAGAGAAGAAGCATCCGGAGCAACGCGCGCATCCGAG AGGAAGAAACGAGGAAGATGGCGCTGGCCGTCGCTGTCCCGCTGGCGGTCCTCGctctggcggcggcggcggtcgcGGTCCTCGTCAAGCTTTACAAAAGCAGACGAG CCAAATACGATCCAGCTT CCGTCGACGCCGATTCCGAGCCCGCCTCCGAGCCCGCCGCCCCGACGCCCGCTTCCGAGTGA
- the LOC133470777 gene encoding major histocompatibility complex class I-related gene protein-like isoform X1, which produces MAKLNLCVLFVAAAQIHSVTPVLHTLKYFTTASSQIPNIPDFLLVGYVDDVPTSRYDSKSRKTKPKQDWMNKITADDPHYWERITQNNIGFEQVSKIDIEIVKERFNQTGGVHMVQVMYGCEWDDETDEVDGWQHVSYDGEAFISLEVKTMRWIAAHPQAFVTKLNWDRNELRNQNLKHYFTEICPSYLKKYLTNGRDFLMRTELPTVSLLQKTPSSPVTCHATGFYPIVAALFWRKDGEELHEDVETGETLRNHDGTFQMTADLKAEVTDEAEGRYECVFQLSGVADDIVVKLERRSIRSNARIRVCEEEETRKMALAVAVPLAVLALAAAAVAVLVKLYKSRRAKYDPASVDADSEPASEPAAPTPASE; this is translated from the exons ATGGCGAAGCTGaacttgtgtgtcttgtttgtCGCGGCTGCGCAAATCCACAGCGTGACGCCCG tgcttCACACGCTCAAGTATTTCACGACAGCATCGTCTCAAATTCCAAACATCCCAGACTTCTTGTTGGTCGGTTATGTTGACGACGTTCCGACTTCGCGCTACGACAGCAagagcaggaaaacaaaacccaaacaggACTGGATGAACAAAATCACAGCAGATGATCCTCACTACTGGGAGAGAATCACACAGAACAATATTGGTTTTGAGCAGGTCTCCAAAATCGACATCGAAATTGTCAAAGAGCGCTTCAACCAAACTGGAG GTGTTCACATGGTCCAGGTGATGTACGGCTGCGAATGGGACGACGAGACCGATGAGGTTGATGGTTGGCAACACGTCAGTTACGATGGAGAAGCCTTCATCTCGTTGGAGGTGAAGACAATGAGATGGAtcgcagctcacccacaagctTTCGTCACCAAACTCAATTGGGACCGGAACGAACTTAGGAATCAAAACCTGAAGCACTACTTCACTGAGATTTGTCCTTCTTACTTGAAGAAGTATTTGACCAATGGGAGGGACTtcctgatgagaacag AGCTTCCCACCGTGTCTCTCCTCCAGAAGACGCCGTCCTCTCCGGTCACCTGCCACGCGACGGGTTTCTACCCCATCGTGGCCGCCCTGTTTTGGAGGAAGGACGGCGAGGAGCTCCACGAGGACGTGGAGACGGGAGAGACCCTCCGCAACCACGACGGAACCTTCCAGATGACGGCCGACCTGAAAGCGGAGGTGACCGATGAAGCCGAGGGCCGCTACGAATGCGTGTTCCAGCTGTCCGGCGTGGCGGACGACATCGTCGTCAAGCTGGAGAGAAGAAGCATCCGGAGCAACGCGCGCATCCGAG TCTGCGAAGAGGAAGAAACGAGGAAGATGGCGCTGGCCGTCGCTGTCCCGCTGGCGGTCCTCGctctggcggcggcggcggtcgcGGTCCTCGTCAAGCTTTACAAAAGCAGACGAG CCAAATACGATCCAGCTT CCGTCGACGCCGATTCCGAGCCCGCCTCCGAGCCCGCCGCCCCGACGCCCGCTTCCGAGTGA
- the LOC133470777 gene encoding major histocompatibility complex class I-related gene protein-like isoform X3: protein MAKLNLCVLFVAAAQIHSVTPVLHTLKYFTTASSQIPNIPDFLLVGYVDDVPTSRYDSKSRKTKPKQDWMNKITADDPHYWERITQNNIGFEQVSKIDIEIVKERFNQTGGVHMVQVMYGCEWDDETDEVDGWQHVSYDGEAFISLEVKTMRWIAAHPQAFVTKLNWDRNELRNQNLKHYFTEICPSYLKKYLTNGRDFLMRTELPTVSLLQKTPSSPVTCHATGFYPIVAALFWRKDGEELHEDVETGETLRNHDGTFQMTADLKAEVTDEAEGRYECVFQLSGVADDIVVKLERRSIRSNARIRAVDADSEPASEPAAPTPASE, encoded by the exons ATGGCGAAGCTGaacttgtgtgtcttgtttgtCGCGGCTGCGCAAATCCACAGCGTGACGCCCG tgcttCACACGCTCAAGTATTTCACGACAGCATCGTCTCAAATTCCAAACATCCCAGACTTCTTGTTGGTCGGTTATGTTGACGACGTTCCGACTTCGCGCTACGACAGCAagagcaggaaaacaaaacccaaacaggACTGGATGAACAAAATCACAGCAGATGATCCTCACTACTGGGAGAGAATCACACAGAACAATATTGGTTTTGAGCAGGTCTCCAAAATCGACATCGAAATTGTCAAAGAGCGCTTCAACCAAACTGGAG GTGTTCACATGGTCCAGGTGATGTACGGCTGCGAATGGGACGACGAGACCGATGAGGTTGATGGTTGGCAACACGTCAGTTACGATGGAGAAGCCTTCATCTCGTTGGAGGTGAAGACAATGAGATGGAtcgcagctcacccacaagctTTCGTCACCAAACTCAATTGGGACCGGAACGAACTTAGGAATCAAAACCTGAAGCACTACTTCACTGAGATTTGTCCTTCTTACTTGAAGAAGTATTTGACCAATGGGAGGGACTtcctgatgagaacag AGCTTCCCACCGTGTCTCTCCTCCAGAAGACGCCGTCCTCTCCGGTCACCTGCCACGCGACGGGTTTCTACCCCATCGTGGCCGCCCTGTTTTGGAGGAAGGACGGCGAGGAGCTCCACGAGGACGTGGAGACGGGAGAGACCCTCCGCAACCACGACGGAACCTTCCAGATGACGGCCGACCTGAAAGCGGAGGTGACCGATGAAGCCGAGGGCCGCTACGAATGCGTGTTCCAGCTGTCCGGCGTGGCGGACGACATCGTCGTCAAGCTGGAGAGAAGAAGCATCCGGAGCAACGCGCGCATCCGAG CCGTCGACGCCGATTCCGAGCCCGCCTCCGAGCCCGCCGCCCCGACGCCCGCTTCCGAGTGA
- the LOC133470776 gene encoding uncharacterized protein LOC133470776 isoform X3 yields MVDTGARHSTVITLPPERSLTAKGISLVGFRGEETILHMTTPVHTQCFTQTLLHSFVYAPNCPVNLLGRGLLIKTAPTIPCSPGGLILQFPDGHIYCCSGDDTSNIYMQDSERQLPSMTCATADIYWAKMDTDSPGRTEAETFWTQWSPWVRHLRPYDMVSDCMHCTLYYDRTGDEVYSEAFQNVEGNIWELQMGDLFVGKPDPTVPPCHPHVSLMVSPQHTAKDLGPFVLSCTRAIDWQPTSHDTLLFSRSLDAYWIQSASYTPTSTLEHCLLDRHHGRETTDSEFANPMVQSLPLHLRSTEPTDVGFCQVQPVKFKMKPDPIWIPQYPMKEAGRIGITETIEGLLKAGVLCKIRGQVLIK; encoded by the exons ATGGTCGATACGGGAGCCAGACATTCAACCGTTATAACATTACCACCTGAAAGGTCCCTTACTGCAAAAGGCATTTCACTCGTTGGATTCCGGGGTGAAGAAACCATCCTGCACATGACTACACCCGTACATACGCAGTGTTTTACACAAACTCTTTTACACTCGTTTGTGTATGCGCCCAATTGCCCTGTCAACCTGTTGGGGAGGGGTCTTCTCATCAAAACAGCTCCAACGATACCGTGCAGCCCGGGTGGACTGATATTACAGTTTCCTGATGGACACATCTACTGTTGTTCCGGTGACGACACATCAAACATCTACATGCAGGACTCAGAGCGACAACTACCAAGCATGACGTGTGCCACCGCCGACATCTACTGGGCGAAAATGGACACTGACTCACCCGGACGGACGGAAGCAGAGACCTTTTGGACTCAGTGGTCGCCGTGGGTTCGTCACCTCAGACCCTATGATATGGTTTCTGATTGCATGCATTGCACTCTGTACTATGACAGGACGGGAGATGAGGTGTACAGCGAGGCTTTCCAAAATGTAGAAGGCAACATCTGGGAACTACAAATGGGTGACCTGTTCGTGGGAAAACCAGATCCCACTGTGCCACCATGTCATCCTCATGTGTCCCTGATGGTATCACCACAGCATACCGCAAAGGATTTGGGTCCGTTCGTCCTAAGCTGCACACGGGCCATTGATTGGCAGCCAACTTCTCACGACACATTGCTATTTTCTCGGTCTCTCGATGCATACTGGATACAGTCAGCATCGTATACACCAACATCAACCCTGGAGCACTGCTTGTTGGACAGACATCATGGACGAGAAACAACTGACAGTGAATTCGCCAATCCTATGGTACAATCTTTGCCTCTACATCTGCGGTCTACAGAGCCGACAGACGTGGGATTCTGTCAAGTACAGCCggtgaaattcaaaatgaagcCGGATCCTATTTGGATACCACAGTATCCAATGAAGGAAGCAGGTCGAATTGGCATTACAGAAACCATTGAAGGCTTGCTAAAAGCAGGAGTATTGTGCAAAATAC GTGGACAGGTCCTCATAAAGTGA
- the LOC133470776 gene encoding uncharacterized protein LOC133470776 isoform X1 encodes MVDTGARHSTVITLPPERSLTAKGISLVGFRGEETILHMTTPVHTQCFTQTLLHSFVYAPNCPVNLLGRGLLIKTAPTIPCSPGGLILQFPDGHIYCCSGDDTSNIYMQDSERQLPSMTCATADIYWAKMDTDSPGRTEAETFWTQWSPWVRHLRPYDMVSDCMHCTLYYDRTGDEVYSEAFQNVEGNIWELQMGDLFVGKPDPTVPPCHPHVSLMVSPQHTAKDLGPFVLSCTRAIDWQPTSHDTLLFSRSLDAYWIQSASYTPTSTLEHCLLDRHHGRETTDSEFANPMVQSLPLHLRSTEPTDVGFCQVQPVKFKMKPDPIWIPQYPMKEAGRIGITETIEGLLKAGVLCKIRESEYNTPILPVEKKNTGKFRMVHELWAINVFGEKEGNVYDLRSNSNC; translated from the coding sequence ATGGTCGATACGGGAGCCAGACATTCAACCGTTATAACATTACCACCTGAAAGGTCCCTTACTGCAAAAGGCATTTCACTCGTTGGATTCCGGGGTGAAGAAACCATCCTGCACATGACTACACCCGTACATACGCAGTGTTTTACACAAACTCTTTTACACTCGTTTGTGTATGCGCCCAATTGCCCTGTCAACCTGTTGGGGAGGGGTCTTCTCATCAAAACAGCTCCAACGATACCGTGCAGCCCGGGTGGACTGATATTACAGTTTCCTGATGGACACATCTACTGTTGTTCCGGTGACGACACATCAAACATCTACATGCAGGACTCAGAGCGACAACTACCAAGCATGACGTGTGCCACCGCCGACATCTACTGGGCGAAAATGGACACTGACTCACCCGGACGGACGGAAGCAGAGACCTTTTGGACTCAGTGGTCGCCGTGGGTTCGTCACCTCAGACCCTATGATATGGTTTCTGATTGCATGCATTGCACTCTGTACTATGACAGGACGGGAGATGAGGTGTACAGCGAGGCTTTCCAAAATGTAGAAGGCAACATCTGGGAACTACAAATGGGTGACCTGTTCGTGGGAAAACCAGATCCCACTGTGCCACCATGTCATCCTCATGTGTCCCTGATGGTATCACCACAGCATACCGCAAAGGATTTGGGTCCGTTCGTCCTAAGCTGCACACGGGCCATTGATTGGCAGCCAACTTCTCACGACACATTGCTATTTTCTCGGTCTCTCGATGCATACTGGATACAGTCAGCATCGTATACACCAACATCAACCCTGGAGCACTGCTTGTTGGACAGACATCATGGACGAGAAACAACTGACAGTGAATTCGCCAATCCTATGGTACAATCTTTGCCTCTACATCTGCGGTCTACAGAGCCGACAGACGTGGGATTCTGTCAAGTACAGCCggtgaaattcaaaatgaagcCGGATCCTATTTGGATACCACAGTATCCAATGAAGGAAGCAGGTCGAATTGGCATTACAGAAACCATTGAAGGCTTGCTAAAAGCAGGAGTATTGTGCAAAATACGTGAGTCAGAGTATAATACACCCATTCTAccagttgaaaagaaaaatactggaAAATTCCGAATGGTACATGAACTTTGGGCAATAAATGTATTTGGAGAAAAGGAGGGAAATGTATACGACCTCAGAAGCAATTCAAACTGTTGA
- the LOC133470776 gene encoding H-2 class I histocompatibility antigen, Q9 alpha chain-like isoform X2, with protein MAKLNLFVLFVAAAQIHSVTPVLHTLKFFTTASSQIPNIPAYSEVGYVDDVPISRYDSKSRKTKPKQDWMNKITADDPHYWERETQISIGGEQVNKGNIEIVKERFNQTGGVHMIQVMFGCEWDDETDEVDGWEYNSYDGEAFISLEVKTMRWIAAHPQAFVTKLKWDRDEHLNQNLKHYFTEICPSDLKKHLTNGRDFLMRTELPTVSLLQKTPSSPVTCHATGFYPSVAALFWRKDGEELHEDAETGETLRNHDGTFQMTADLKAEVTDETEGRYECVFQLSGVEDDIVVKLERRSIRSNARIREEEKRKMALGVAVPLAVLALAAAAVAVLVKLYKSRRAKYDPASVDADSEPASEPAAPTPASE; from the exons ATGGCGAAGCTGAACTTGTTTGTCCTGTTTGTCGCGGCTGCGCAAATCCACAGCGTGACGCCCG TGCTTCACACGCTCAAGTTTTTCACGACAGCATCGTCTCAAATTCCAAACATCCCAGCCTACTCGGAGGTCGGTTATGTTGACGACGTTCCGATTTCGCGCTACGACAGCAagagcaggaaaacaaaacccaaacaggACTGGATGAACAAAATCACAGCAGATGATCCTCACTACTgggagagagagacacagaTCAGTATTGGTGGTGAGCAGGTCAACAAAGGCAACATCGAAATTGTCAAAGAGCGCTTCAACCAAACTGGAG GTGTTCACATGATCCAGGTGATGTTCGGCTGCGAATGGGACGACGAGACCGATGAGGTTGATGGTTGGGAATACAACAGTTACGATGGAGAAGCCTTCATCTCGTTGGAGGTGAAGACAATGAGATGGAtcgcagctcacccacaagctTTCGTCACCAAACTCAAGTGGGACCGGGACGAACATTTGAATCAAAACCTGAAGCACTACTTCACTGAGATTTGTCCTTCTGACTTGAAGAAGCATTTGACCAATGGGAGGGACTtcctgatgagaacag AGCTTCCCACGGTGTCTCTCCTGCAGAAGACGCCGTCCTCTCCGGTCACCTGCCACGCGACGGGTTTCTACCCCAGCGTGGCCGCCCTGTTTTGGAGGAAGGACGGCGAGGAGCTCCACGAGGACGCGGAGACGGGAGAGACCCTCCGCAACCACGACGGAACCTTCCAGATGACGGCCGACCTGAAAGCGGAGGTGACCGATGAAACCGAAGGCCGCTACGAATGCGTGTTCCAGCTGTCCGGCGTGGAGGACGACATCGTCGTCAAGCTGGAGAGAAGAAGCATCCGGAGCAACGCGCGCATCCGAG aggaagaaaagaggaagatgGCGCTGGGCGTCGCTGTCCCGCTGGCGGTCCTCGctctggcggcggcggcggtcgcGGTCCTCGTCAAGCTTTACAAAAGCAGACGAG CCAAATACGATCCAGCTT CCGTCGACGCCGATTCCGAGCCCGCCTCCGAGCCCGCCGCCCCGACGCCCGCTTCCGAGTGA
- the LOC133470776 gene encoding major histocompatibility complex class I-related gene protein-like isoform X4, with protein sequence MAKLNLFVLFVAAAQIHSVTPVLHTLKFFTTASSQIPNIPAYSEVGYVDDVPISRYDSKSRKTKPKQDWMNKITADDPHYWERETQISIGGEQVNKGNIEIVKERFNQTGGVHMIQVMFGCEWDDETDEVDGWEYNSYDGEAFISLEVKTMRWIAAHPQAFVTKLKWDRDEHLNQNLKHYFTEICPSDLKKHLTNGRDFLMRTELPTVSLLQKTPSSPVTCHATGFYPSVAALFWRKDGEELHEDAETGETLRNHDGTFQMTADLKAEVTDETEGRYECVFQLSGVEDDIVVKLERRSIRSNARIRAVDADSEPASEPAAPTPASE encoded by the exons ATGGCGAAGCTGAACTTGTTTGTCCTGTTTGTCGCGGCTGCGCAAATCCACAGCGTGACGCCCG TGCTTCACACGCTCAAGTTTTTCACGACAGCATCGTCTCAAATTCCAAACATCCCAGCCTACTCGGAGGTCGGTTATGTTGACGACGTTCCGATTTCGCGCTACGACAGCAagagcaggaaaacaaaacccaaacaggACTGGATGAACAAAATCACAGCAGATGATCCTCACTACTgggagagagagacacagaTCAGTATTGGTGGTGAGCAGGTCAACAAAGGCAACATCGAAATTGTCAAAGAGCGCTTCAACCAAACTGGAG GTGTTCACATGATCCAGGTGATGTTCGGCTGCGAATGGGACGACGAGACCGATGAGGTTGATGGTTGGGAATACAACAGTTACGATGGAGAAGCCTTCATCTCGTTGGAGGTGAAGACAATGAGATGGAtcgcagctcacccacaagctTTCGTCACCAAACTCAAGTGGGACCGGGACGAACATTTGAATCAAAACCTGAAGCACTACTTCACTGAGATTTGTCCTTCTGACTTGAAGAAGCATTTGACCAATGGGAGGGACTtcctgatgagaacag AGCTTCCCACGGTGTCTCTCCTGCAGAAGACGCCGTCCTCTCCGGTCACCTGCCACGCGACGGGTTTCTACCCCAGCGTGGCCGCCCTGTTTTGGAGGAAGGACGGCGAGGAGCTCCACGAGGACGCGGAGACGGGAGAGACCCTCCGCAACCACGACGGAACCTTCCAGATGACGGCCGACCTGAAAGCGGAGGTGACCGATGAAACCGAAGGCCGCTACGAATGCGTGTTCCAGCTGTCCGGCGTGGAGGACGACATCGTCGTCAAGCTGGAGAGAAGAAGCATCCGGAGCAACGCGCGCATCCGAG CCGTCGACGCCGATTCCGAGCCCGCCTCCGAGCCCGCCGCCCCGACGCCCGCTTCCGAGTGA